One Vidua chalybeata isolate OUT-0048 chromosome 13, bVidCha1 merged haplotype, whole genome shotgun sequence genomic window carries:
- the SEMA6D gene encoding semaphorin-6D isoform X4 has product MRLPVLCALVTLLSLSRCRAVSFPEDEDPINVVDYHYSRQYPVFRGRPSGNESQHRLDFQLMLKIRDTLYITGRDQVYTVNLNEVPKSEVIPSKKLTWRSKQQDRENCAMKGKHKDECHNFIKVFVPRNDEMVFVCGTNAFNPMCRYYRLNTLEYDGEEISGLARCPFDARQTNVALFADGKLYSATVADFLASDAVIYRSMGDGSALRTIKYDSKWIKEPHFLHAIEYGNYVYFFFREIAVEHNTLGKAVYSRVARICKNDMGGSQRVLEKHWTSFLKARLNCSVPGDSFFYFDVLQSITDIIEINGVPTVVGVFTTQLNSIPGSAVCAFSMDDIEKVFKGRFKEQKTPDSVWTAVPEDKVPKPRPGCCAKHGLAEAYKTSIDFPDETLSFIKSHPLMDSAVPSVTEEPWFTKTRVRYRLTAIAVDHAAGPYQNYTVIFVGSEAGVVLKILAKTRPFSLNDSILLEEIEAYNHAKCNAESEEDRRVISLQLDRDHHALFVAFSSCIVRIPLSRCERHGSCKKACIASRDPYCGWLDHEACGRVTPGMLFSLFVSYNHSTGGYVQDVEYGNTAQLGDCHEILPTTATPDYKIFGDPTSGVRWEVQSGESNQMVHMNVLITCVFAAFVLGAFIAGVAVYCYRDIFVRKSRKIHKDAESAQSCTDSSGSFAKLNGLFDSPVKEYQQNIDSPKLYTNLLTSRKELPPNGDTKSMMMDHRGQPPELAALPTPESTPVLQQKTLQAMKSQSDKAHGNLNASRKEAPLKSPQFFPSSPPPHSPLSHGHIPSAIVLPNATHDYNTSFSNSNAHKADKKMQHIDHPLTKSSSKRDHRRSVDSRNTLNDFLKHLNETTNNPKAIMGDIQVAHQTLMLDPMGNMSEIPPKVPNREASLYSPPSTLPRNSPTKRVDVPTTPAVPMTSLERQRGYHKNSSQRHSISALPKNLNSPNGVLLSRQPSINRGGYMAPTAGTKMDYMQGTPVTVHLQPSLSRQSSYTSNGTLPRTGIKRTPSLKPDVPPKPSFVPQTTSVRPLNKYSY; this is encoded by the exons atgAGGCTCCCCGTGCTCTGTGCCTTGGTGACGCTGCTGAGCCTGTCCCGCTGCCGGGCCGTCAGCTTCCCCGAAGACGAGGACCCCATTAACGTCGTGGACTACCACT ATTCAAGGCAATATCCAGTATTTAGAGGACGCCCTTCAGGCAATGAATCTCAGCACAGACTGGACTTCCAACTAATGTTGAAAATTCGAGACACACTCTATATCACTGGCAG GGACCAGGTTTACACTGTAAATTTAAATGAAGTTCCGAAATCAGAAGTTATCCCAAGCAAG AAATTAACATGGAGATcaaagcagcaggacagagagaaCTGTGCTATGAAAGGCAAACATAAA GATGAATGTCATAACTTCATTAAAGTCTTTGTTCCAAGAAATGATGAGATGGTGTTTGTCTGTGGAACAAATGCATTTAACCCTATGTGCAGATACTATCGG ttGAATACATTAGAGTATGATGGGGAGGAAATTAGTGGTTTGGCAAGATGCCCATTTGATGCCAGACAAACCAATGTCGCCCTCTTTGCTG ATGGAAAATTGTATTCGGCAACAGTAGCAGATTTCCTGGCAAGTGATGCTGTTATTTATCGCAGCATGGGGGATGGATCTGCCTTAAGAACAATAAAGTATGACTCCAAATGGATAAAAG AACCACACTTCCTCCATGCCATAGAATATGGGAActatgtttatttcttcttcagagAAATTGCTGTAGAGCACAACACTCTAGGCAAG gctGTGTATTCCCGTGTGGCACGCATCTGCAAAAATGACATGGGAGGCTCCCAAAGGGTCCTGGAGAAGCACTGGACATCCTTTCTGAAAGCTCGGCTCAACTGCTCAGTTCCTGGGGATTCATTCTTCTACTTTGATGTTCTGCAGTCTATCACAGACATAATAGAAATCAATGGAGTGCCCACCGTTGTGGGTGTATTCACCACACAGCTCAACAG CATCCCTGGTTCAGCAGTGTGTGCTTTTAGCATGGATGACATTGAGAAAGTCTTCAAAGGGAGATTTAAAGAACAAAAGACTCCTGACTCTGTTTGGACAGCTGTACCTGAAGACAAAGTACCAAAGCCAAG ACCTGGCTGCTGTGCAAAACATGGCCTAGCAGAGGCTTACAAAACCTCCATTGATTTCCCAGACGAAACGCTCTCCTTCATCAAATCTCATCCGTTGATGGACTCAGCTGTTCCCTCAGTCACTGAGGAGCCCTGGTTTACCAAAACACGTGTCAG ATACAGATTGACAGCAATTGCTGTAGACCACGCTGCTGGACCATACCAGAACTACACAGTCATATTTGTTGGCTCTGAAGCAGGAGTAGTACTTAAAATCTTGGCAAAGACCAGGCCTTTTTCTTTGAATGACAGCATATTACTGGAAGAGATTGAAGCATATAATCATGCAAA GTGTAATGCAGAAAGCGAGGAGGACAGAAGAGTCATTTCCCTCCAGCTGGACAGAGACCACCATGCTCTGTTCGTGGCATTCTCCAGCTGCATCGTTAGAATTCCCCTGAGTCGGTGTGAGCGTCACGGGTCATGTAAAAA GGCATGTATTGCTTCACGGGACCCGTACTGTGGCTGGTTAGACCATGAGGCGTGTGGAAGAGTGACACCAGGCATGCT GTTCTCTTTGTTTGTTTCATACAACCACAGCACTGGAGGATATGTGCAAGATGTCGAATATGGCAACACAGCACAGCTTGGGGACTGCCATG AAATTTTGCCTACTACAGCTACACCAGATTACAAAATATTTGGCGACCCAACATCtg GTGTGAGGTGGGAAGTACAATCAGGAGAGTCCAACCAAATGGTACATATGAATGTCCTAATCACTTGTGTCTTTGCCGCTTTTGTCCTGGGAGCCTTTATTGCGGGAGTGGCCGTTTACTGTTACCGGGATATATTTGTGCGGAAGTCCAGGAAAATCCACAAAGATGCAGAATCGGCTCAGTCCTGCACTGACTCCAGTGGGAGCTTTGCCAAATTGAATGGGCTGTTTGACAGTCCTGTCAAGGAGTATCAGCAGAACATTGATTCACCCAAACTGTACACAAACCTGCTGACCAGCAGAAAGGAATTGCCTCCAAACGGTGATACCAAGTCCATGATGATGGACCACAGGGGACAGCCTCCAGAATTAGCTGCACTTCCAACTCCAGAATCTACTCCAGTTCTTCAACAAAAGACTCTGCAGGCTATGAAAAGTCAGTCGGACAAAGCGCATGGTAACCTCAATGCTTCGCGAAAGGAAGCCCCACTAAAAAGCCCtcagttttttccttctagtcCTCCACCCCACTCTCCTCTAAGTCATGGACATATTCCCAGTGCTATTGTTCTTCCCAATGCTACCCATGACTACAACACATCTTTCTCAAATTCTAATGCGCACAAGGCAGACAAAAAGATGCAACATATTGATCATCCCCTTACAAAATCATCCAGCAAAAGAGACCATAGGAGATCAGTTGATTCCAGGAACACCCTGAATGATTTTCTGAAACACTTAAATGAAACTACTAATAATCCCAAAGCAATTATGGGAGATATTCAAGTGGCCCACCAGACTTTAATGCTGGATCCAATGGGCAATATGTCTGAGATCCCACCTAAGGTTCCCAACAGGGAGGCATCTTTATACTCTCCTCCATCGACTCTGCCGAGAAACAGTCCCACAAAACGAGTGGATGTTCCCACCACTCCTGCAGTACCAATGACCTCTTTGGAAAGGCAGAGGGGTTATCacaaaaattcttcacagaggCACTCAATATCTGCCCTTCCTAAAAATTTGAACTCACCAAATGGTGTTTTGTTATCCAGACAGCCAAGTATTAATCGTGGGGGGTACATGGCTCCCACAGCAGGCACTAAGATGGACTACATGCAAGGGACGCCTGTCACCGTTCACCTCCAGCCTTCCTTGTCTAGGCAAAGCAGCTACACGAGCAATGGCACCCTGCCTCGCACAGGAATAAAGAGGACACCCTCCCTAAAACCCGACGTGCCACCAAAACCCTCATTCGTCCCTCAGACAACATCAGTCAGACCACTGAACAAATACAGCTACTAG
- the SEMA6D gene encoding semaphorin-6D isoform X6, whose translation MRLPVLCALVTLLSLSRCRAVSFPEDEDPINVVDYHYSRQYPVFRGRPSGNESQHRLDFQLMLKIRDTLYITGRDQVYTVNLNEVPKSEVIPSKKLTWRSKQQDRENCAMKGKHKDECHNFIKVFVPRNDEMVFVCGTNAFNPMCRYYRLNTLEYDGEEISGLARCPFDARQTNVALFADGKLYSATVADFLASDAVIYRSMGDGSALRTIKYDSKWIKEPHFLHAIEYGNYVYFFFREIAVEHNTLGKAVYSRVARICKNDMGGSQRVLEKHWTSFLKARLNCSVPGDSFFYFDVLQSITDIIEINGVPTVVGVFTTQLNSIPGSAVCAFSMDDIEKVFKGRFKEQKTPDSVWTAVPEDKVPKPRPGCCAKHGLAEAYKTSIDFPDETLSFIKSHPLMDSAVPSVTEEPWFTKTRVRYRLTAIAVDHAAGPYQNYTVIFVGSEAGVVLKILAKTRPFSLNDSILLEEIEAYNHAKCNAESEEDRRVISLQLDRDHHALFVAFSSCIVRIPLSRCERHGSCKKACIASRDPYCGWLDHEACGRVTPGMLFSLFVSYNHSTGGYVQDVEYGNTAQLGDCHGVRWEVQSGESNQMVHMNVLITCVFAAFVLGAFIAGVAVYCYRDIFVRKSRKIHKDAESAQSCTDSSGSFAKLNGLFDSPVKEYQQNIDSPKLYTNLLTSRKELPPNGDTKSMMMDHRGQPPELAALPTPESTPVLQQKTLQAMKSQSDKAHGNLNASRKEAPLKSPQFFPSSPPPHSPLSHGHIPSAIVLPNATHDYNTSFSNSNAHKADKKMQHIDHPLTKSSSKRDHRRSVDSRNTLNDFLKHLNETTNNPKAIMGDIQVAHQTLMLDPMGNMSEIPPKVPNREASLYSPPSTLPRNSPTKRVDVPTTPAVPMTSLERQRGYHKNSSQRHSISALPKNLNSPNGVLLSRQPSINRGGYMAPTAGTKMDYMQGTPVTVHLQPSLSRQSSYTSNGTLPRTGIKRTPSLKPDVPPKPSFVPQTTSVRPLNKYSY comes from the exons atgAGGCTCCCCGTGCTCTGTGCCTTGGTGACGCTGCTGAGCCTGTCCCGCTGCCGGGCCGTCAGCTTCCCCGAAGACGAGGACCCCATTAACGTCGTGGACTACCACT ATTCAAGGCAATATCCAGTATTTAGAGGACGCCCTTCAGGCAATGAATCTCAGCACAGACTGGACTTCCAACTAATGTTGAAAATTCGAGACACACTCTATATCACTGGCAG GGACCAGGTTTACACTGTAAATTTAAATGAAGTTCCGAAATCAGAAGTTATCCCAAGCAAG AAATTAACATGGAGATcaaagcagcaggacagagagaaCTGTGCTATGAAAGGCAAACATAAA GATGAATGTCATAACTTCATTAAAGTCTTTGTTCCAAGAAATGATGAGATGGTGTTTGTCTGTGGAACAAATGCATTTAACCCTATGTGCAGATACTATCGG ttGAATACATTAGAGTATGATGGGGAGGAAATTAGTGGTTTGGCAAGATGCCCATTTGATGCCAGACAAACCAATGTCGCCCTCTTTGCTG ATGGAAAATTGTATTCGGCAACAGTAGCAGATTTCCTGGCAAGTGATGCTGTTATTTATCGCAGCATGGGGGATGGATCTGCCTTAAGAACAATAAAGTATGACTCCAAATGGATAAAAG AACCACACTTCCTCCATGCCATAGAATATGGGAActatgtttatttcttcttcagagAAATTGCTGTAGAGCACAACACTCTAGGCAAG gctGTGTATTCCCGTGTGGCACGCATCTGCAAAAATGACATGGGAGGCTCCCAAAGGGTCCTGGAGAAGCACTGGACATCCTTTCTGAAAGCTCGGCTCAACTGCTCAGTTCCTGGGGATTCATTCTTCTACTTTGATGTTCTGCAGTCTATCACAGACATAATAGAAATCAATGGAGTGCCCACCGTTGTGGGTGTATTCACCACACAGCTCAACAG CATCCCTGGTTCAGCAGTGTGTGCTTTTAGCATGGATGACATTGAGAAAGTCTTCAAAGGGAGATTTAAAGAACAAAAGACTCCTGACTCTGTTTGGACAGCTGTACCTGAAGACAAAGTACCAAAGCCAAG ACCTGGCTGCTGTGCAAAACATGGCCTAGCAGAGGCTTACAAAACCTCCATTGATTTCCCAGACGAAACGCTCTCCTTCATCAAATCTCATCCGTTGATGGACTCAGCTGTTCCCTCAGTCACTGAGGAGCCCTGGTTTACCAAAACACGTGTCAG ATACAGATTGACAGCAATTGCTGTAGACCACGCTGCTGGACCATACCAGAACTACACAGTCATATTTGTTGGCTCTGAAGCAGGAGTAGTACTTAAAATCTTGGCAAAGACCAGGCCTTTTTCTTTGAATGACAGCATATTACTGGAAGAGATTGAAGCATATAATCATGCAAA GTGTAATGCAGAAAGCGAGGAGGACAGAAGAGTCATTTCCCTCCAGCTGGACAGAGACCACCATGCTCTGTTCGTGGCATTCTCCAGCTGCATCGTTAGAATTCCCCTGAGTCGGTGTGAGCGTCACGGGTCATGTAAAAA GGCATGTATTGCTTCACGGGACCCGTACTGTGGCTGGTTAGACCATGAGGCGTGTGGAAGAGTGACACCAGGCATGCT GTTCTCTTTGTTTGTTTCATACAACCACAGCACTGGAGGATATGTGCAAGATGTCGAATATGGCAACACAGCACAGCTTGGGGACTGCCATG GTGTGAGGTGGGAAGTACAATCAGGAGAGTCCAACCAAATGGTACATATGAATGTCCTAATCACTTGTGTCTTTGCCGCTTTTGTCCTGGGAGCCTTTATTGCGGGAGTGGCCGTTTACTGTTACCGGGATATATTTGTGCGGAAGTCCAGGAAAATCCACAAAGATGCAGAATCGGCTCAGTCCTGCACTGACTCCAGTGGGAGCTTTGCCAAATTGAATGGGCTGTTTGACAGTCCTGTCAAGGAGTATCAGCAGAACATTGATTCACCCAAACTGTACACAAACCTGCTGACCAGCAGAAAGGAATTGCCTCCAAACGGTGATACCAAGTCCATGATGATGGACCACAGGGGACAGCCTCCAGAATTAGCTGCACTTCCAACTCCAGAATCTACTCCAGTTCTTCAACAAAAGACTCTGCAGGCTATGAAAAGTCAGTCGGACAAAGCGCATGGTAACCTCAATGCTTCGCGAAAGGAAGCCCCACTAAAAAGCCCtcagttttttccttctagtcCTCCACCCCACTCTCCTCTAAGTCATGGACATATTCCCAGTGCTATTGTTCTTCCCAATGCTACCCATGACTACAACACATCTTTCTCAAATTCTAATGCGCACAAGGCAGACAAAAAGATGCAACATATTGATCATCCCCTTACAAAATCATCCAGCAAAAGAGACCATAGGAGATCAGTTGATTCCAGGAACACCCTGAATGATTTTCTGAAACACTTAAATGAAACTACTAATAATCCCAAAGCAATTATGGGAGATATTCAAGTGGCCCACCAGACTTTAATGCTGGATCCAATGGGCAATATGTCTGAGATCCCACCTAAGGTTCCCAACAGGGAGGCATCTTTATACTCTCCTCCATCGACTCTGCCGAGAAACAGTCCCACAAAACGAGTGGATGTTCCCACCACTCCTGCAGTACCAATGACCTCTTTGGAAAGGCAGAGGGGTTATCacaaaaattcttcacagaggCACTCAATATCTGCCCTTCCTAAAAATTTGAACTCACCAAATGGTGTTTTGTTATCCAGACAGCCAAGTATTAATCGTGGGGGGTACATGGCTCCCACAGCAGGCACTAAGATGGACTACATGCAAGGGACGCCTGTCACCGTTCACCTCCAGCCTTCCTTGTCTAGGCAAAGCAGCTACACGAGCAATGGCACCCTGCCTCGCACAGGAATAAAGAGGACACCCTCCCTAAAACCCGACGTGCCACCAAAACCCTCATTCGTCCCTCAGACAACATCAGTCAGACCACTGAACAAATACAGCTACTAG
- the SEMA6D gene encoding semaphorin-6D isoform X2 encodes MRLPVLCALVTLLSLSRCRAVSFPEDEDPINVVDYHYSRQYPVFRGRPSGNESQHRLDFQLMLKIRDTLYITGRDQVYTVNLNEVPKSEVIPSKKLTWRSKQQDRENCAMKGKHKDECHNFIKVFVPRNDEMVFVCGTNAFNPMCRYYRLNTLEYDGEEISGLARCPFDARQTNVALFADGKLYSATVADFLASDAVIYRSMGDGSALRTIKYDSKWIKEPHFLHAIEYGNYVYFFFREIAVEHNTLGKAVYSRVARICKNDMGGSQRVLEKHWTSFLKARLNCSVPGDSFFYFDVLQSITDIIEINGVPTVVGVFTTQLNSIPGSAVCAFSMDDIEKVFKGRFKEQKTPDSVWTAVPEDKVPKPRPGCCAKHGLAEAYKTSIDFPDETLSFIKSHPLMDSAVPSVTEEPWFTKTRVRYRLTAIAVDHAAGPYQNYTVIFVGSEAGVVLKILAKTRPFSLNDSILLEEIEAYNHAKCNAESEEDRRVISLQLDRDHHALFVAFSSCIVRIPLSRCERHGSCKKACIASRDPYCGWLDHEACGRVTPGMLTGGYVQDVEYGNTAQLGDCHEILPTTATPDYKIFGDPTSDMEFSSASITTMASIPVISPKVIGSWKPKVTGSRKFVVQDDPNTSDYSDPLSGVPKGVRWEVQSGESNQMVHMNVLITCVFAAFVLGAFIAGVAVYCYRDIFVRKSRKIHKDAESAQSCTDSSGSFAKLNGLFDSPVKEYQQNIDSPKLYTNLLTSRKELPPNGDTKSMMMDHRGQPPELAALPTPESTPVLQQKTLQAMKSQSDKAHGNLNASRKEAPLKSPQFFPSSPPPHSPLSHGHIPSAIVLPNATHDYNTSFSNSNAHKADKKMQHIDHPLTKSSSKRDHRRSVDSRNTLNDFLKHLNETTNNPKAIMGDIQVAHQTLMLDPMGNMSEIPPKVPNREASLYSPPSTLPRNSPTKRVDVPTTPAVPMTSLERQRGYHKNSSQRHSISALPKNLNSPNGVLLSRQPSINRGGYMAPTAGTKMDYMQGTPVTVHLQPSLSRQSSYTSNGTLPRTGIKRTPSLKPDVPPKPSFVPQTTSVRPLNKYSY; translated from the exons atgAGGCTCCCCGTGCTCTGTGCCTTGGTGACGCTGCTGAGCCTGTCCCGCTGCCGGGCCGTCAGCTTCCCCGAAGACGAGGACCCCATTAACGTCGTGGACTACCACT ATTCAAGGCAATATCCAGTATTTAGAGGACGCCCTTCAGGCAATGAATCTCAGCACAGACTGGACTTCCAACTAATGTTGAAAATTCGAGACACACTCTATATCACTGGCAG GGACCAGGTTTACACTGTAAATTTAAATGAAGTTCCGAAATCAGAAGTTATCCCAAGCAAG AAATTAACATGGAGATcaaagcagcaggacagagagaaCTGTGCTATGAAAGGCAAACATAAA GATGAATGTCATAACTTCATTAAAGTCTTTGTTCCAAGAAATGATGAGATGGTGTTTGTCTGTGGAACAAATGCATTTAACCCTATGTGCAGATACTATCGG ttGAATACATTAGAGTATGATGGGGAGGAAATTAGTGGTTTGGCAAGATGCCCATTTGATGCCAGACAAACCAATGTCGCCCTCTTTGCTG ATGGAAAATTGTATTCGGCAACAGTAGCAGATTTCCTGGCAAGTGATGCTGTTATTTATCGCAGCATGGGGGATGGATCTGCCTTAAGAACAATAAAGTATGACTCCAAATGGATAAAAG AACCACACTTCCTCCATGCCATAGAATATGGGAActatgtttatttcttcttcagagAAATTGCTGTAGAGCACAACACTCTAGGCAAG gctGTGTATTCCCGTGTGGCACGCATCTGCAAAAATGACATGGGAGGCTCCCAAAGGGTCCTGGAGAAGCACTGGACATCCTTTCTGAAAGCTCGGCTCAACTGCTCAGTTCCTGGGGATTCATTCTTCTACTTTGATGTTCTGCAGTCTATCACAGACATAATAGAAATCAATGGAGTGCCCACCGTTGTGGGTGTATTCACCACACAGCTCAACAG CATCCCTGGTTCAGCAGTGTGTGCTTTTAGCATGGATGACATTGAGAAAGTCTTCAAAGGGAGATTTAAAGAACAAAAGACTCCTGACTCTGTTTGGACAGCTGTACCTGAAGACAAAGTACCAAAGCCAAG ACCTGGCTGCTGTGCAAAACATGGCCTAGCAGAGGCTTACAAAACCTCCATTGATTTCCCAGACGAAACGCTCTCCTTCATCAAATCTCATCCGTTGATGGACTCAGCTGTTCCCTCAGTCACTGAGGAGCCCTGGTTTACCAAAACACGTGTCAG ATACAGATTGACAGCAATTGCTGTAGACCACGCTGCTGGACCATACCAGAACTACACAGTCATATTTGTTGGCTCTGAAGCAGGAGTAGTACTTAAAATCTTGGCAAAGACCAGGCCTTTTTCTTTGAATGACAGCATATTACTGGAAGAGATTGAAGCATATAATCATGCAAA GTGTAATGCAGAAAGCGAGGAGGACAGAAGAGTCATTTCCCTCCAGCTGGACAGAGACCACCATGCTCTGTTCGTGGCATTCTCCAGCTGCATCGTTAGAATTCCCCTGAGTCGGTGTGAGCGTCACGGGTCATGTAAAAA GGCATGTATTGCTTCACGGGACCCGTACTGTGGCTGGTTAGACCATGAGGCGTGTGGAAGAGTGACACCAGGCATGCT CACTGGAGGATATGTGCAAGATGTCGAATATGGCAACACAGCACAGCTTGGGGACTGCCATG AAATTTTGCCTACTACAGCTACACCAGATTACAAAATATTTGGCGACCCAACATCtg ACATGGAGTTCTCCTCAGCTTCCATTACCACAATGGCAAGTATCCCAGTTATATCACCTAAAGTGATTGGTTCCTGGAAACCTAAAGTGACTGGCTCTCGGAAATTTGTAGTTCAAGATGACCCAAACACTTCTGATTATTCTGATCCATTATCAGGTGTCCCAAAGG GTGTGAGGTGGGAAGTACAATCAGGAGAGTCCAACCAAATGGTACATATGAATGTCCTAATCACTTGTGTCTTTGCCGCTTTTGTCCTGGGAGCCTTTATTGCGGGAGTGGCCGTTTACTGTTACCGGGATATATTTGTGCGGAAGTCCAGGAAAATCCACAAAGATGCAGAATCGGCTCAGTCCTGCACTGACTCCAGTGGGAGCTTTGCCAAATTGAATGGGCTGTTTGACAGTCCTGTCAAGGAGTATCAGCAGAACATTGATTCACCCAAACTGTACACAAACCTGCTGACCAGCAGAAAGGAATTGCCTCCAAACGGTGATACCAAGTCCATGATGATGGACCACAGGGGACAGCCTCCAGAATTAGCTGCACTTCCAACTCCAGAATCTACTCCAGTTCTTCAACAAAAGACTCTGCAGGCTATGAAAAGTCAGTCGGACAAAGCGCATGGTAACCTCAATGCTTCGCGAAAGGAAGCCCCACTAAAAAGCCCtcagttttttccttctagtcCTCCACCCCACTCTCCTCTAAGTCATGGACATATTCCCAGTGCTATTGTTCTTCCCAATGCTACCCATGACTACAACACATCTTTCTCAAATTCTAATGCGCACAAGGCAGACAAAAAGATGCAACATATTGATCATCCCCTTACAAAATCATCCAGCAAAAGAGACCATAGGAGATCAGTTGATTCCAGGAACACCCTGAATGATTTTCTGAAACACTTAAATGAAACTACTAATAATCCCAAAGCAATTATGGGAGATATTCAAGTGGCCCACCAGACTTTAATGCTGGATCCAATGGGCAATATGTCTGAGATCCCACCTAAGGTTCCCAACAGGGAGGCATCTTTATACTCTCCTCCATCGACTCTGCCGAGAAACAGTCCCACAAAACGAGTGGATGTTCCCACCACTCCTGCAGTACCAATGACCTCTTTGGAAAGGCAGAGGGGTTATCacaaaaattcttcacagaggCACTCAATATCTGCCCTTCCTAAAAATTTGAACTCACCAAATGGTGTTTTGTTATCCAGACAGCCAAGTATTAATCGTGGGGGGTACATGGCTCCCACAGCAGGCACTAAGATGGACTACATGCAAGGGACGCCTGTCACCGTTCACCTCCAGCCTTCCTTGTCTAGGCAAAGCAGCTACACGAGCAATGGCACCCTGCCTCGCACAGGAATAAAGAGGACACCCTCCCTAAAACCCGACGTGCCACCAAAACCCTCATTCGTCCCTCAGACAACATCAGTCAGACCACTGAACAAATACAGCTACTAG